The following proteins are encoded in a genomic region of Gimesia algae:
- a CDS encoding sigma-70 family RNA polymerase sigma factor translates to MRFQNFWYIKAKNHNAADSSAVGTVRISAVLKPDEIEQFVQLLTAHQSKLYAYIRSLLPDSQAVQDVLQETNLVLWRRSEEFEAGSNFVAWACKVAYFQVLAYYRDHKRDSMVFNVELVEMLAKQNEEKLAGAQDLQRVLTRCVSKLPEQSRNLIQLRYASGGSVQSIAEAQGRSVGAVSQTLYRIRQLLQECVQKTLASEQGEL, encoded by the coding sequence GTGAGATTTCAGAATTTCTGGTATATTAAAGCAAAGAATCATAACGCTGCTGATTCGTCGGCAGTGGGGACCGTAAGGATCAGCGCCGTCTTGAAACCCGATGAGATTGAACAATTTGTCCAACTTCTAACTGCTCACCAGAGCAAGCTTTATGCTTATATTCGCTCTCTGCTGCCTGATTCCCAAGCCGTTCAGGATGTGCTGCAGGAAACGAATCTCGTACTCTGGCGCCGTTCAGAAGAATTTGAAGCGGGCAGTAATTTTGTGGCCTGGGCCTGCAAAGTCGCTTACTTTCAGGTACTGGCCTATTATCGCGATCACAAACGTGATTCGATGGTTTTTAACGTAGAGCTGGTTGAAATGCTGGCAAAACAGAATGAAGAGAAACTGGCGGGTGCCCAGGACCTGCAGCGGGTACTGACACGTTGCGTTTCCAAACTGCCAGAACAGAGTCGAAACCTGATTCAATTGCGGTATGCCTCGGGGGGCTCGGTGCAATCGATTGCAGAGGCGCAGGGGCGGTCTGTCGGCGCAGTGTCTCAGACGCTATATCGCATACGACAATTATTACAAGAGTGCGTTCAGAAAACACTTGCCAGTGAGCAGGGAGAATTGTGA
- a CDS encoding DUF1553 domain-containing protein: MNQNPVTYIKSAFVLLLVSLTLPLNPGLSFANQVKTAAVAEQKKASPSYRELILSHKPVAYWSFEQREQNGFNSLSVSGQDKTEAGKPVPALVSGKRVDLTAGPRPAEFPLFDGKNQAAAFQPGQGFLRVVDPGEQSIFDFTAGDAITLEAWINPNSTKSGQFYYIIGKGRTHRKGVARDNQNYSLRLTGSEISFLFCTQPEKKGEKPTYHRWTSSGGGISTHNWHHVVLTCTFGKVKSLKAYVDGQPVSGKWDVGGDTSRTPVVDNDEVWIGSSMGGAANSSFDGKLDEVAVYRSALTAAQVASHFKYAAFDPQIDWAAIPEDRVRVDILEGIPNKKSWKFRPPRLAETFTQPHFALIEIPNRYSERGVKVDRPDPFLVRAMSRTTLPAGKKRILLRARNASRLYIDDKLVAETDFHRITNSGHDVVYDVDLSLAPNIRPLHRGDTEKVVEYTGDGKSHRIRFEMIVGGSRHRPDFGETAVFIGNPGEDFQLLTPSDQVVMLTDEDWLPFARQYRYSQIAVNAAHRREASAKEDQYWESRYQLAKAEILKQPQVKVPAAVNGLRANNAIDHFINVRLSKEKAAQAPLLNDLAFLRRLSLDTTGTVPAPNQIRDYLADDPKTRRANAIQRLINDPAWADSWVGYWQDVLAENPNILNPTLNNTGPFRWWIHESFYDNKPFDRFLTELVMMEGSKYFGGPAGFEMASQNDAPMAAKAHIIGQAFLGLNMKCARCHDAPFHDFKQRDLFSLAAMLKRSPQGVPNTSSVPGFDFKSNSMLISVTLLPGEKVTPQWTFEDLVKPGTFPENYLRSPQDTRQQLAATITSPQNKRFVNVIVNRVWKRYLGQGLVEPVDDWEGQEPSHPELMKYLSQQFVIHGYDLKYLAQLIFESDLYQREAATDSAKIEGLLDTTYDFSSPVLRRMEAEQIVDSLFMICGKPLDAGRMCIDIDGARDYHVSLDLGSPRRAWQFTSPSNERDRPSLALPFGQPFITLMKTFGWRDTRQSPVTVRESTSTPLQPAILANGILGRRFTRLSDDSDFTELALQDLSLEALIKATVIKTLTREPTAKEFNMFTELLQPGYAERLNPQAALVSRERLPRNLVSWSNHVNSRSNEIKVELEVAVKQGDPPTRRLNEDWRKRYEDMLWTLLNSPEFLFVP, from the coding sequence GTGAATCAAAACCCTGTGACATATATCAAAAGTGCCTTTGTTCTTCTGCTGGTTTCACTTACCTTGCCTCTGAACCCGGGGCTCTCATTTGCCAATCAAGTCAAAACAGCAGCAGTGGCAGAACAAAAGAAAGCTTCTCCCAGCTATCGGGAATTGATTCTGTCTCATAAACCAGTAGCTTACTGGAGTTTCGAACAACGCGAACAAAACGGTTTCAACAGTCTGTCGGTGAGCGGGCAGGATAAAACAGAGGCAGGAAAGCCCGTCCCGGCTCTGGTGAGCGGCAAACGAGTGGATCTCACTGCGGGACCTCGGCCTGCCGAATTTCCGTTGTTTGACGGTAAGAATCAGGCGGCTGCGTTTCAGCCGGGCCAGGGATTCCTGCGGGTTGTTGATCCCGGCGAGCAGAGCATTTTTGATTTTACAGCCGGGGATGCGATCACTCTGGAAGCGTGGATCAATCCCAATTCCACGAAGTCCGGTCAATTTTACTACATCATCGGAAAAGGTCGCACGCATCGCAAAGGAGTTGCCCGGGACAATCAAAATTATAGTTTGAGGCTCACTGGTTCAGAAATCAGCTTTCTGTTTTGTACCCAGCCGGAAAAGAAAGGTGAAAAACCGACCTACCACCGTTGGACTTCTTCCGGGGGCGGAATCAGTACCCATAACTGGCATCACGTGGTTCTCACCTGCACCTTCGGAAAAGTAAAAAGCCTGAAAGCCTACGTTGACGGACAGCCTGTTTCCGGGAAATGGGATGTCGGCGGGGATACCTCGCGGACACCTGTGGTTGATAATGATGAAGTCTGGATTGGTTCTTCGATGGGGGGGGCAGCGAACAGTTCGTTTGATGGGAAACTGGATGAAGTGGCTGTCTACCGCAGTGCACTGACGGCAGCACAGGTGGCGTCACACTTTAAATATGCTGCTTTCGATCCACAGATCGACTGGGCCGCGATTCCTGAAGATCGCGTCAGAGTCGATATTCTGGAAGGGATTCCCAATAAGAAATCCTGGAAGTTTCGGCCGCCACGACTGGCAGAAACTTTTACACAGCCGCACTTCGCGTTGATTGAAATTCCCAACCGTTATTCCGAGCGTGGCGTGAAAGTGGATCGCCCCGATCCATTCCTGGTGCGGGCAATGTCTCGAACGACACTGCCGGCAGGCAAAAAACGGATTCTGTTACGTGCCCGCAATGCATCGCGGCTTTATATTGACGACAAGCTGGTGGCAGAAACCGATTTCCACAGAATTACCAATAGCGGTCACGACGTCGTCTACGATGTTGATCTGAGCCTGGCGCCAAATATTCGTCCCTTACACCGGGGTGATACGGAAAAGGTTGTCGAGTATACCGGCGATGGTAAGTCGCACCGCATTCGCTTCGAGATGATCGTGGGCGGTTCTCGGCATCGTCCCGATTTCGGAGAGACTGCCGTTTTTATTGGTAATCCCGGTGAAGATTTTCAACTTCTGACTCCGTCTGATCAGGTGGTCATGCTGACCGACGAAGACTGGTTACCATTCGCACGCCAGTACCGCTACAGTCAAATCGCTGTCAACGCAGCACATCGCCGGGAAGCTTCCGCGAAGGAAGATCAGTACTGGGAATCGCGGTATCAACTTGCAAAAGCAGAAATCCTCAAGCAGCCTCAAGTCAAAGTGCCGGCTGCAGTGAACGGGCTGCGCGCGAACAACGCCATCGATCACTTTATTAATGTGCGTCTGTCGAAAGAGAAAGCTGCTCAGGCTCCATTGCTCAATGATCTGGCTTTTCTAAGGCGGCTGTCTCTGGACACGACCGGGACCGTACCTGCTCCAAACCAGATCAGAGATTACCTGGCCGACGATCCAAAAACACGACGTGCGAATGCGATTCAACGCTTGATCAACGATCCCGCCTGGGCCGATAGCTGGGTCGGTTACTGGCAGGATGTGCTGGCGGAGAACCCGAATATCCTCAATCCGACATTGAACAACACCGGCCCCTTCCGCTGGTGGATTCACGAATCATTTTACGATAACAAGCCATTTGACCGTTTCCTGACCGAACTGGTCATGATGGAAGGCAGCAAGTATTTCGGTGGCCCGGCCGGTTTTGAAATGGCGTCACAGAACGACGCCCCGATGGCGGCCAAGGCACATATCATTGGTCAGGCCTTCCTTGGTCTGAATATGAAGTGTGCCCGCTGTCACGACGCGCCGTTCCATGACTTCAAACAGCGTGATCTGTTCAGCCTCGCCGCCATGCTGAAACGCAGCCCACAGGGTGTTCCCAACACCAGCTCTGTACCCGGCTTTGATTTCAAATCGAATTCGATGCTGATCTCAGTCACGCTGTTACCGGGAGAGAAGGTGACTCCCCAATGGACTTTTGAAGACCTGGTCAAGCCCGGCACGTTCCCGGAAAATTATCTGCGGTCACCTCAGGATACGCGTCAGCAACTGGCCGCTACGATTACTTCGCCACAAAATAAACGTTTTGTAAATGTGATTGTCAATCGCGTCTGGAAGCGGTATCTCGGCCAGGGACTGGTGGAACCCGTGGATGACTGGGAAGGTCAGGAACCCTCCCATCCAGAACTGATGAAGTACCTGTCACAGCAGTTTGTGATTCATGGCTATGATCTGAAGTATCTGGCACAGTTGATTTTCGAGTCAGATCTATATCAGCGAGAGGCAGCGACCGATAGCGCAAAAATCGAAGGGCTGCTGGATACGACTTATGATTTTTCTTCCCCGGTCCTGCGTCGGATGGAAGCCGAGCAGATTGTCGATTCGCTGTTTATGATCTGTGGAAAACCACTGGATGCCGGCCGGATGTGTATCGATATTGACGGTGCCCGCGACTATCACGTTTCACTGGACCTGGGATCGCCACGTCGCGCCTGGCAGTTTACCTCACCGTCCAATGAACGGGATCGTCCCAGCCTGGCGCTTCCGTTTGGCCAGCCTTTTATTACCCTGATGAAAACGTTCGGATGGCGCGATACACGCCAAAGCCCTGTTACGGTTCGCGAATCTACCTCGACCCCCCTCCAGCCGGCAATCCTTGCCAATGGCATATTAGGTCGGCGATTCACCCGTCTTTCTGATGACAGTGATTTCACGGAACTTGCTTTACAAGATTTATCACTTGAGGCTTTGATTAAAGCGACCGTCATAAAAACACTGACGCGTGAGCCGACTGCTAAAGAGTTCAACATGTTTACAGAACTGCTGCAGCCCGGTTATGCGGAGCGGTTGAATCCGCAGGCCGCGCTTGTCAGCCGCGAGCGGTTACCTCGAAATCTGGTCAGCTGGTCTAACCACGTGAACTCCCGGTCCAACGAAATCAAAGTGGAACTTGAGGTGGCAGTCAAACAGGGGGACCCACCGACCAGACGCCTCAATGAAGACTGGCGAAAACGCTATGAGGACATGCTCTGGACTTTATTGAATTCTCCCGAGTTTCTCTTTGTGCCTTAA
- a CDS encoding DUF1501 domain-containing protein, whose amino-acid sequence MNAFESTRRDFIRQASLTGLAASALGTPWQQLLASEKHADKKHGAKKLPMPVGKAEHCIMIWLGGGSCHIDTWDPKRKGDPKAKKAGSYYDSIPTAIKGTEVCEHLSKCAPILDRFNIVRSVHHEVIDEHAAATNRMHTGRPTTGTITYPSVGSVVAHKRGSASEHAPAYVLIGYPNVTRGPGFLGSEAGYIYLTDTSAGPSGFTRSSHVNQSRQDRRERLLTKMRAEFRQKSVGGQAIQDYDQSVAEALRLSGPEFMKVFQLDNEKSDLRNSYGGEFGQRCLLSRRLIQSGVRFIEVSHNLNFVNGTGWDTHNDGQLNQHLLIKELDSALSALVLDLEKNKLLDKTLIVVASEFGRPAKFDSGGGRGHQSKAFSVVLAGGGLQNGKTIGVTNELGEEIVSRPVSVPDLHATIYASLGIDPSEELFAGDRPVPITDMGDPVRELF is encoded by the coding sequence ATGAACGCATTTGAATCTACTCGTCGCGACTTTATAAGACAGGCTTCGCTCACTGGTCTGGCAGCGTCTGCATTGGGAACTCCCTGGCAGCAGTTGCTGGCGTCTGAAAAACACGCTGATAAAAAACATGGTGCAAAAAAACTGCCGATGCCGGTTGGTAAAGCCGAGCATTGTATTATGATCTGGCTGGGCGGAGGTTCCTGTCACATTGATACCTGGGACCCGAAACGCAAAGGTGATCCCAAAGCCAAAAAGGCCGGTTCCTACTACGATTCGATTCCGACTGCGATCAAGGGAACCGAAGTTTGCGAACATCTTTCCAAATGTGCGCCGATTCTCGATCGGTTCAATATCGTGAGATCTGTGCACCATGAAGTGATCGACGAACACGCGGCTGCCACAAACCGTATGCATACCGGACGACCGACAACCGGAACGATAACCTATCCTTCGGTCGGTTCTGTGGTGGCACATAAACGAGGATCTGCCAGTGAACATGCTCCCGCGTATGTCTTGATTGGATATCCTAACGTGACGCGTGGTCCAGGGTTCCTGGGAAGTGAGGCGGGTTACATCTATCTGACCGATACCAGTGCTGGTCCGAGTGGCTTCACACGGTCTTCGCACGTGAATCAGAGCCGTCAGGATCGTCGCGAACGTCTGCTGACCAAGATGCGGGCTGAGTTCCGCCAGAAAAGTGTGGGTGGTCAGGCGATCCAGGATTATGATCAGTCGGTGGCTGAGGCGCTACGTTTGTCCGGGCCTGAGTTTATGAAAGTCTTCCAGCTGGACAATGAGAAAAGCGATCTCCGCAACTCTTATGGCGGTGAGTTCGGCCAGCGCTGTCTGCTGTCACGTCGTTTGATTCAGTCCGGCGTGCGGTTCATAGAAGTCTCGCATAATCTGAACTTTGTGAATGGTACCGGCTGGGATACACACAACGACGGCCAGCTCAATCAGCATCTGCTGATTAAGGAACTGGACTCGGCGCTGTCGGCGCTGGTGCTCGATCTGGAGAAAAATAAGCTATTGGATAAAACGTTGATCGTCGTCGCTTCCGAATTTGGTCGTCCGGCAAAATTTGATTCTGGCGGAGGACGCGGGCACCAATCCAAGGCTTTCAGTGTTGTTCTGGCGGGCGGCGGACTACAAAATGGAAAAACGATTGGTGTGACGAACGAACTGGGCGAAGAAATCGTATCCCGTCCGGTCTCTGTTCCCGATCTGCATGCTACGATTTACGCTTCACTGGGCATCGATCCCAGCGAAGAACTCTTTGCCGGTGACCGTCCTGTACCAATCACCGATATGGGTGATCCCGTTAGGGAACTGTTTTGA
- a CDS encoding DUF1553 domain-containing protein, which translates to MNHLAFVKRSLCLLSLLLVLPLSVSPSYAQKEKSTKVKKSPKVTAPASYRELILADQPTLYWNFETPAPEGYDSVVTVKEKTEPVKALISGKLAKPAAGPRPSDFPLFTTENQAAAFQPGEGFLRVVDPGEKSILDFTAGDAITLEAWVNLNSTNAGRHYYIIGKGRTNRKGVARDNQNYGFRVTGSELSFLFRGQPEKKDQKADYHRWTSSGAGISAHNWHHVAVTYTFGKKKSLKAYVDGQPVSGKWDMGGDTTLAPVVDNDEVWIGSSMGGSAGSSFDGQLDELAVYRKVLSAKQVASHFKYHAPDPKIDWTTIPENRVKVDILEGVPNKKSWTFRPPRLAESFTQPHFALIEIPNRYSERGVKVDRPDPYLIRAMSRVVIPNGKKRILIRARNASRLYIDEKLVAETGFHNISGSAHGHVFKVDRSLSPNIRPLHRGDQEKVIEFTGDGKPHRIRFEMIVGGFRHRPDFGETAVFIGEPKQDFQLLTPGDETVMLTDADWLPFERDFRYSLIAVNATRRREASAKEDKYWESRHQLAKAEILKQPQVKVPAAVKGLRANNAIDHFINQRLAKEKIVQAPLLGDLAFLRRLSLDTTGTVPTTEQISEYLADDPKSRRANAIQRFINDPAWADSWVGYWQDVLAENPNIVNPTLNNTGPFRWWIHESFYDNKPFDRFLTELVMMEGSKYFGGPAGFEMASQNDAPMAAKAHIIGQTFLGLNMKCARCHDAPFHDFKQRDLFSLAAMLKRSPQGVPKTSSVPGFDFKSNSMLISVTLLPGEKVTPQWTFEELVKQGAYPENFLRSPKDTRQQLAATITSPQNERFANVIVNRVWKRYLGQGLVEPVDDWDGQEPSHPELMKYLSQQFVIHGYDLKFLAQLIFESDLYQRVAATDSSKIEGLIDTTYHFSSPVLRRMEAEQIVDSLFAICGKPLDAGRMCIDIDGSRDYHSSLDLGAPRRAWQFTSPSNERDRPSLALPFGQPFITLLKTFGWRDTRQSPMTVREYASTAIQPAILANGVVGKRFTRLSDDNDFTMLALQEQSLEALIKATVMKTLTREPTESELKLFVELLQPGYTERVNKDAEIVSREPLPRNLVGWSNHLSPEANEIKVSLESSVKEGDLPTQRLKEDWRYRYEDMLWTLLNSPEFLFVP; encoded by the coding sequence ATGAACCACCTGGCATTCGTTAAGCGTTCCCTGTGCCTGCTGAGTCTCTTACTCGTCCTGCCTCTGTCAGTGAGCCCCTCCTATGCTCAAAAAGAGAAAAGTACCAAAGTAAAAAAGAGCCCCAAAGTTACTGCTCCTGCCAGCTATCGGGAGCTGATTCTGGCAGACCAGCCGACGCTCTACTGGAATTTTGAGACACCCGCTCCAGAGGGTTACGACAGCGTCGTGACTGTGAAGGAAAAGACCGAACCAGTCAAAGCCCTCATCAGCGGCAAGTTAGCAAAGCCCGCGGCTGGTCCCCGTCCTTCCGATTTTCCTTTATTTACCACGGAGAATCAGGCAGCAGCGTTCCAGCCTGGTGAAGGTTTTCTGCGGGTGGTTGATCCGGGTGAGAAGAGTATTCTCGATTTTACTGCCGGAGATGCGATCACCCTGGAAGCATGGGTGAATCTGAATTCCACAAATGCGGGTCGTCATTATTACATCATTGGAAAAGGACGGACGAACCGCAAAGGGGTTGCCCGTGACAATCAGAACTATGGCTTCCGAGTCACTGGTTCAGAGCTCAGCTTTCTGTTTCGAGGCCAACCCGAGAAGAAGGATCAGAAAGCTGATTACCATCGCTGGACATCGAGTGGAGCCGGGATCAGTGCTCACAACTGGCATCATGTGGCTGTGACTTACACCTTTGGCAAAAAGAAAAGCCTGAAAGCTTATGTCGACGGTCAGCCTGTTTCCGGGAAATGGGATATGGGCGGCGATACGACGCTGGCGCCTGTTGTGGATAATGATGAAGTCTGGATTGGTTCCTCCATGGGTGGATCCGCTGGCAGCTCGTTTGATGGTCAACTGGATGAGCTGGCCGTTTATCGGAAGGTCCTGTCAGCAAAACAGGTGGCATCACACTTCAAATATCATGCTCCCGATCCAAAGATTGACTGGACGACAATTCCTGAAAATCGTGTCAAAGTGGATATTCTGGAAGGGGTGCCGAATAAGAAATCCTGGACGTTCCGTCCTCCGCGTCTGGCAGAATCATTTACACAACCGCATTTTGCGTTAATTGAAATTCCGAATCGCTATTCCGAACGGGGTGTGAAAGTGGATCGGCCCGACCCGTATCTGATTCGCGCCATGTCGCGCGTGGTGATTCCGAACGGGAAGAAGCGGATTCTGATTCGTGCCCGCAATGCTTCGCGATTATATATCGATGAAAAACTGGTCGCCGAGACCGGCTTCCACAATATTTCCGGTTCGGCGCACGGTCACGTGTTTAAGGTGGATCGCAGCCTGTCGCCAAATATTCGACCATTGCATCGAGGTGATCAGGAAAAAGTCATTGAGTTTACCGGTGATGGAAAACCGCATCGCATTCGCTTCGAAATGATCGTGGGCGGATTTCGGCATCGTCCCGATTTTGGTGAGACTGCTGTATTTATCGGAGAGCCCAAACAGGACTTTCAACTACTGACACCCGGTGATGAGACCGTCATGCTGACGGATGCAGACTGGCTGCCTTTCGAACGTGATTTTCGTTATAGCCTGATCGCCGTCAACGCAACACGTCGCCGGGAAGCTTCCGCGAAGGAAGACAAGTACTGGGAATCGCGACATCAACTTGCGAAAGCAGAAATTCTCAAGCAGCCTCAAGTTAAAGTGCCAGCTGCAGTAAAGGGGCTGCGGGCAAATAACGCCATCGATCATTTTATCAACCAGCGACTGGCAAAAGAGAAAATTGTTCAGGCACCGCTACTCGGTGATCTGGCTTTTCTTAGACGACTTTCCCTGGACACGACGGGAACCGTACCCACCACAGAGCAGATCAGCGAATATCTGGCCGACGATCCAAAATCACGGCGTGCGAATGCAATTCAACGATTCATTAATGATCCCGCCTGGGCAGACAGCTGGGTTGGTTACTGGCAGGACGTGCTGGCAGAAAACCCGAACATTGTGAATCCGACATTGAACAACACCGGGCCTTTCCGCTGGTGGATTCATGAATCGTTTTACGATAACAAGCCGTTTGACCGTTTCCTGACCGAACTGGTCATGATGGAAGGCAGTAAATATTTCGGCGGACCGGCTGGTTTTGAAATGGCATCACAGAACGATGCCCCGATGGCGGCCAAAGCACATATTATCGGACAGACTTTTCTGGGATTGAATATGAAGTGTGCCCGCTGCCATGATGCTCCGTTCCATGACTTCAAACAGCGTGACCTGTTCAGCCTGGCCGCTATGCTGAAACGCAGCCCCCAGGGTGTTCCTAAAACCAGCTCTGTACCCGGCTTTGATTTCAAATCGAATTCGATGTTGATCTCAGTCACGCTGCTGCCAGGTGAAAAAGTGACTCCCCAATGGACTTTTGAGGAACTGGTCAAACAGGGGGCCTATCCGGAAAATTTCCTGCGGTCTCCCAAAGACACGCGGCAGCAACTGGCGGCGACGATTACTTCACCTCAAAACGAACGCTTTGCGAATGTGATTGTGAATCGTGTCTGGAAGCGGTATCTCGGACAGGGACTGGTAGAACCGGTAGACGACTGGGATGGCCAGGAACCTTCCCATCCGGAACTGATGAAGTACCTGTCACAGCAGTTTGTGATTCATGGTTACGATCTGAAGTTTCTGGCACAGTTGATTTTTGAATCGGATCTGTATCAGCGAGTAGCAGCAACCGATAGCTCAAAAATCGAAGGGTTGATTGATACGACTTATCATTTTTCTTCCCCGGTCCTGCGTCGTATGGAAGCCGAGCAGATTGTCGATTCACTATTCGCGATCTGCGGGAAACCATTGGATGCTGGTCGGATGTGTATTGATATCGATGGTTCCCGTGATTACCACAGCTCACTTGACCTGGGAGCGCCACGGCGTGCCTGGCAATTTACTTCTCCATCCAACGAACGTGACCGGCCAAGTCTGGCACTGCCTTTCGGGCAACCTTTTATAACTCTGTTGAAAACGTTTGGCTGGCGTGATACGCGACAGAGTCCGATGACAGTTCGCGAGTATGCTTCCACAGCGATTCAGCCGGCAATTCTTGCGAATGGTGTGGTCGGTAAGCGGTTCACCCGTCTGTCTGATGACAATGATTTCACGATGCTTGCGTTACAGGAGCAATCACTCGAAGCGTTGATTAAAGCGACTGTCATGAAAACGCTGACACGTGAACCGACCGAAAGTGAGTTGAAACTGTTTGTGGAACTGCTGCAGCCTGGTTATACAGAACGTGTTAACAAGGATGCAGAGATCGTTTCGCGCGAGCCACTGCCACGCAATCTGGTGGGCTGGTCAAATCATTTGAGTCCCGAGGCCAATGAAATCAAGGTGTCTCTTGAGTCATCCGTCAAAGAGGGCGATCTTCCCACGCAGCGATTGAAAGAAGACTGGCGGTATCGCTATGAAGATATGCTCTGGACGTTGTTGAATTCTCCGGAATTCCTTTTCGTACCATAA
- a CDS encoding anti-sigma factor family protein, whose amino-acid sequence MNQKPNPEETQNKTQEIISAFLDGVLTDEENQNFLKRLETDEKARKLYLEMMNTDSFLQWEQGQTDPLSELFCLPPKGETIPPRIDPGIVSARKQLTVMRYALATTVVACLFLTVLLLMDGTPARAVTRLDSSDGVPAAMIIEEHQPVWERTEWTQDVSQPLVPGWLKLKSGRALIDFLSGTTIALEGPAELGINSDNRAYLKSGRLAVVGSTRDHEFTLTTANLTLLSQSANFGLSVNDDEQTELHVFSGSVSITQSQKKPDAEIKQEQTPETTDELVVAAGQAIVFDSTGQEVTRQLADQGAFPTRDQFSVADPPGEIPAIDFAAHKIEPYSFQDGQYELPTDYQLIEQGKGIRLWGNAWKTLDVNTEITPNTVIEFDFRSLHQGQIHGFGFDHDKKYGKGNHVFQIYGYEAWSHIGQQFNTYTGTGWKRFRIRVGRYLTGKYRYLHFIADEDVIARAESQFRNVRIYEAPTKQ is encoded by the coding sequence ATGAACCAGAAACCAAATCCTGAAGAAACACAGAACAAGACTCAGGAAATCATCTCCGCCTTTCTGGATGGCGTATTGACAGATGAGGAAAACCAGAATTTCCTGAAACGTCTGGAGACTGATGAAAAAGCCCGCAAACTCTATCTGGAAATGATGAATACCGATTCCTTCCTGCAGTGGGAACAAGGCCAGACAGATCCTCTCTCCGAATTATTCTGTCTGCCTCCCAAAGGTGAAACGATTCCTCCCCGTATTGATCCCGGTATTGTATCAGCACGCAAGCAGTTAACCGTGATGCGCTATGCGCTGGCAACAACAGTCGTTGCCTGCCTGTTTCTGACGGTTCTCCTGCTGATGGACGGCACACCTGCCCGCGCCGTCACGCGGCTTGACTCCAGTGATGGCGTACCTGCCGCCATGATCATCGAAGAACATCAACCGGTCTGGGAACGCACCGAGTGGACTCAGGATGTGAGCCAGCCACTTGTTCCCGGCTGGCTGAAACTCAAGTCAGGACGGGCACTCATCGACTTTTTAAGTGGTACGACCATCGCCCTTGAGGGGCCTGCAGAACTCGGAATCAATTCTGATAACCGCGCGTATCTGAAATCGGGTCGCCTGGCTGTCGTCGGTAGTACGCGCGATCATGAATTCACTCTGACGACCGCAAATCTGACACTGCTGTCGCAATCGGCTAACTTTGGTCTGTCAGTTAACGACGACGAACAGACAGAGCTTCATGTATTTTCAGGCAGCGTCTCTATTACTCAATCACAGAAAAAACCAGACGCCGAGATCAAACAGGAACAGACTCCAGAAACCACGGATGAACTGGTTGTCGCCGCAGGACAGGCAATTGTCTTTGACAGCACCGGCCAGGAAGTGACGCGACAACTGGCTGACCAGGGTGCCTTCCCTACACGCGATCAGTTTTCCGTTGCAGATCCCCCCGGAGAGATCCCCGCCATCGATTTTGCGGCACATAAAATTGAGCCGTACAGTTTTCAGGATGGGCAATATGAACTGCCCACTGATTACCAGCTCATTGAACAAGGCAAAGGAATTCGTCTGTGGGGGAACGCCTGGAAGACGCTGGACGTCAACACAGAAATCACCCCCAATACGGTGATCGAATTTGATTTCCGCTCCCTACATCAAGGTCAAATTCATGGTTTTGGCTTTGATCACGATAAGAAGTACGGCAAAGGGAATCATGTCTTCCAGATTTACGGCTATGAAGCCTGGTCTCACATTGGACAGCAGTTTAATACCTATACGGGAACAGGCTGGAAACGATTTCGGATTCGTGTGGGCCGTTATCTGACTGGGAAATATCGTTATTTGCACTTTATTGCCGATGAAGATGTGATTGCCCGCGCCGAAAGCCAGTTTCGCAATGTGCGGATTTATGAAGCGCCTACCAAACAGTAA